In Streptomyces qaidamensis, one DNA window encodes the following:
- a CDS encoding helix-turn-helix transcriptional regulator, whose product MAIAKAERLMNLALCLLGTRRPLSKRELRDSIEAYVEAFGPGSGASGSDDSFNRMFERDKDDLRELGLVIETVESLDGEIGYLARRDSNRLPPITLDAEEAAALGLAAKVWQQARLAGAASGALQKLRAAGLPEDVDPYGSHGALEPRIPVHEAAFEPLMLACRDRRPVAFDYRKATAAHPEQRHVEPWALECWRGHWYLAGWDRDRGAERVFRLSRITGKVRSRGGRYTAPVPDVVTVRETVASWAGEVADRSARIRLRAGAGYPLRAKATSVRELGDGWDELEVPYGHGLDAWLVEFGPDVVVLEPAELRGDVVDRLRAVAKG is encoded by the coding sequence ATGGCCATTGCCAAGGCGGAGCGGCTGATGAATCTGGCGCTGTGTCTGCTCGGGACTCGGCGGCCGCTCAGCAAGCGTGAGCTGCGCGACTCCATCGAGGCCTACGTCGAGGCCTTCGGGCCGGGCAGCGGTGCGTCCGGCTCCGATGATTCCTTCAACCGCATGTTCGAGCGCGACAAGGACGACCTGCGCGAACTCGGGCTGGTCATCGAGACCGTCGAGAGCCTCGACGGCGAGATCGGCTACCTGGCCCGGCGTGACAGCAACCGCCTGCCGCCCATCACCCTGGACGCCGAGGAGGCCGCTGCCCTCGGGCTGGCCGCCAAGGTGTGGCAGCAGGCCCGGCTCGCCGGAGCGGCCAGCGGCGCCCTGCAGAAGCTGCGCGCGGCCGGACTCCCCGAGGACGTCGACCCGTACGGGTCGCACGGCGCGCTGGAGCCGCGCATCCCCGTGCACGAGGCCGCCTTCGAGCCGCTGATGTTGGCCTGCCGGGACCGCCGGCCCGTCGCCTTCGACTACCGCAAGGCCACCGCCGCCCACCCCGAGCAGCGGCACGTGGAGCCGTGGGCGCTGGAGTGCTGGCGGGGTCACTGGTACCTGGCGGGCTGGGACCGCGACCGGGGTGCCGAGCGGGTCTTCCGGCTGTCGCGGATCACCGGCAAGGTCCGCTCGCGCGGCGGCCGCTACACGGCACCCGTGCCGGACGTCGTCACCGTCCGCGAGACCGTCGCGAGCTGGGCCGGGGAGGTTGCCGACCGCTCGGCGCGGATCCGGCTGCGTGCGGGCGCGGGCTACCCCCTTCGGGCGAAAGCCACCTCCGTCCGGGAACTTGGCGACGGCTGGGACGAGTTGGAGGTTCCGTACGGCCACGGGCTGGACGCCTGGCTGGTGGAGTTCGGGCCGGACGTGGTCGTCCTGGAGCCCGCCGAGCTGCGGGGCGACGTGGTGGACCGGCTGCGGGCCGTGGCCAAGGGCTGA
- a CDS encoding FKBP-type peptidyl-prolyl cis-trans isomerase — MSIDKPEIDFPGGEPPADLEIKDIWEGDGPVAQAGQTVTVHYVGVSFSTGEEFDASWNRGTPFRFPLGGGRVIKGWDQGVQGMKVGGRRQLTIPAHLAYGNQSPSPLIKAGETLIFVVDLLGV; from the coding sequence GTGAGCATCGACAAGCCCGAGATCGACTTCCCGGGCGGCGAGCCCCCGGCGGACCTCGAGATCAAGGACATCTGGGAGGGCGACGGCCCGGTCGCGCAGGCCGGCCAGACCGTCACCGTGCACTACGTGGGTGTCTCCTTCAGCACCGGCGAGGAGTTCGACGCCAGCTGGAACCGCGGCACGCCCTTCCGCTTCCCGCTGGGCGGCGGCCGGGTCATCAAGGGCTGGGACCAGGGCGTGCAGGGCATGAAGGTCGGCGGCCGCCGCCAGCTGACCATCCCCGCCCACCTCGCCTACGGCAACCAGAGCCCGTCGCCTCTGATCAAGGCCGGCGAGACGCTGATCTTCGTGGTCGACCTGCTCGGGGTCTGA
- a CDS encoding FKBP-type peptidyl-prolyl cis-trans isomerase, with amino-acid sequence MNYNTKRRVAALLAVPALLFTAACGSDDGNNGDTAGGVAEIKGKVGAKPEISVPKDGKPSDKTVVKTVSAGSGTPIKGSDFVRLDWTVEKWGGGQELGGTWAAGATGDKAPRRQSIEQIGKPSQQLPEKVLDAVKGKKPGSRILVQGTAGDLIGQSLNTSSGIAAKDVLIWVVDPVGAASVDTKAEAKGEQAPSEPGMPEVKSPSQKAAVITIPKGEKAPKDLKEQVLIKGDGKRVEAGQGLIAQYTGVKWEDGKKFDSSWDHGGATAFQIGNGSVVAGWDKGLVGKHVGDRVLLVIPPSLGYGANPQSELAKNTLVFTVDILGTV; translated from the coding sequence ATGAACTACAACACGAAACGACGCGTGGCCGCGTTGCTGGCCGTTCCCGCCCTGTTGTTCACCGCCGCGTGCGGATCGGACGACGGGAACAACGGCGACACGGCGGGAGGCGTCGCCGAGATCAAGGGGAAGGTCGGGGCGAAGCCCGAGATCTCCGTGCCCAAGGACGGCAAGCCGTCCGACAAGACCGTGGTCAAGACGGTCTCGGCGGGCAGCGGGACCCCGATCAAGGGCTCGGACTTCGTCCGCCTGGACTGGACCGTCGAGAAGTGGGGCGGGGGTCAGGAGCTCGGCGGCACCTGGGCCGCGGGAGCCACGGGTGACAAGGCTCCCCGCCGGCAGTCCATCGAGCAGATCGGCAAGCCGAGCCAGCAGCTCCCCGAGAAGGTCCTCGACGCGGTGAAGGGCAAGAAGCCCGGCAGCCGGATCCTGGTGCAGGGCACCGCGGGTGATCTGATCGGCCAGAGCCTCAACACCTCCTCCGGGATCGCCGCCAAGGACGTGCTGATCTGGGTGGTCGACCCGGTCGGTGCCGCGAGCGTCGACACCAAGGCCGAGGCCAAGGGCGAGCAGGCGCCCTCCGAGCCGGGTATGCCCGAGGTGAAGTCCCCGTCGCAGAAGGCCGCGGTCATCACCATCCCGAAGGGTGAAAAGGCTCCCAAGGATCTCAAGGAGCAGGTGCTGATCAAGGGCGACGGCAAGAGGGTCGAGGCCGGTCAGGGGCTCATCGCCCAGTACACCGGCGTCAAGTGGGAGGACGGCAAGAAGTTCGATTCCTCCTGGGACCACGGGGGCGCCACGGCCTTCCAGATCGGCAACGGCTCGGTGGTGGCAGGCTGGGACAAGGGCCTCGTCGGCAAGCACGTGGGCGACCGGGTGCTGCTGGTGATCCCGCCCTCGCTGGGCTACGGCGCGAACCCGCAGAGCGAGCTGGCCAAGAACACACTGGTCTTCACGGTGGACATCCTCGGCACGGTCTGA
- the pafA gene encoding Pup--protein ligase, translating to MDRRIFGLENEYGVTCTFRGQRRLSPDEVARYLFRRVVSWGRSSNVFLRNGARLYLDVGSHPEYATPECDNVTELVTHDKAGERILEGLLVDAERRLHEEGIAGDVYLFKNNTDSAGNSYGCHENYLVARHGEFSRLADILIPFLVTRQLLCGAGKVLQTPRGAVYCVSQRAEHIWEGVSSATTRSRPIINTRDEPHADAERYRRLHVIVGDSNMSETTMLLKVGATDLVLRMIEAGTVMRDLTLENPIRAIREVSHDITGRRKVRLASGREASALEVQREYYEKALDFCERRGIRTGTVEQVLELWGRTLDAIEAEDLDRIGTEIDWVMKYKLIERYRAKHNMTMSHPRVAQIDLAYHDIHRRRGLYYLLEKKGQAARICNDLKIFEGKSVPPQTTRARLRGDFIRRAQEQRRDFTVDWVHLKLNDQAQRTVLCKDPFRSVDDRVEKLIAGM from the coding sequence ATGGACCGCCGCATTTTCGGGCTGGAGAACGAGTACGGCGTCACGTGCACGTTCAGGGGACAGCGCCGCCTGTCTCCTGACGAGGTGGCGCGGTACCTCTTCCGCCGTGTCGTGTCATGGGGCCGCAGCAGCAATGTCTTTCTGCGAAACGGCGCCCGCCTCTATCTCGACGTGGGATCGCATCCGGAATACGCGACACCGGAATGCGACAACGTGACCGAACTGGTCACGCACGACAAAGCAGGCGAGCGCATTCTCGAAGGACTCCTGGTGGACGCCGAACGACGCCTGCACGAGGAGGGAATCGCGGGCGACGTCTACCTCTTCAAGAACAACACCGACTCGGCGGGCAACTCCTACGGCTGCCACGAGAACTATCTGGTCGCCCGGCACGGGGAGTTCTCCCGGCTCGCGGACATTCTCATTCCGTTCCTGGTCACACGGCAGCTGCTGTGCGGTGCCGGCAAGGTGCTGCAGACGCCGCGCGGTGCCGTGTACTGCGTCAGCCAGCGGGCCGAGCACATCTGGGAGGGCGTCTCCTCGGCGACGACCCGCTCCCGGCCCATCATCAACACGCGTGACGAGCCGCACGCGGACGCCGAGCGCTACCGCCGCCTGCACGTCATCGTGGGCGACTCCAACATGTCCGAGACGACCATGCTGCTCAAGGTCGGCGCCACCGACCTGGTGCTGCGCATGATCGAGGCGGGCACGGTGATGCGGGACCTCACCCTGGAGAACCCGATCCGGGCGATCCGTGAGGTCAGCCACGACATCACCGGCCGCCGCAAGGTGCGCCTGGCCAGCGGACGCGAGGCCTCGGCGCTGGAGGTACAGCGCGAGTACTACGAGAAGGCCCTGGACTTCTGCGAGCGCCGGGGCATCCGCACCGGCACCGTCGAGCAGGTTCTGGAGCTGTGGGGCCGCACACTGGACGCGATCGAGGCCGAGGACCTCGACCGCATCGGCACCGAGATCGACTGGGTCATGAAGTACAAGCTCATCGAGCGGTACCGCGCCAAGCACAACATGACCATGTCGCATCCGCGGGTCGCGCAGATAGACCTCGCCTACCACGACATCCACCGCCGTCGTGGCCTGTACTACCTGCTCGAGAAGAAGGGCCAGGCGGCCCGTATCTGCAACGACTTGAAGATCTTCGAGGGCAAGTCCGTTCCCCCGCAGACCACTCGGGCCCGGCTGCGCGGCGACTTCATCCGGCGGGCCCAGGAACAGCGCCGTGACTTCACGGTCGACTGGGTGCACCTGAAGCTCAACGACCAGGCTCAGCGGACCGTGCTGTGCAAGGACCCGTTCCGTTCCGTGGACGACCGGGTGGAGAAGCTGATCGCCGGAATGTGA
- a CDS encoding MFS transporter, whose translation MATGYLEILRARHAARLLVGTLVGRLPNATAAIAIVLFVRAEGGTYTLAGALAAVYGVANAVGQPVLGRIVDLRGQPRVQLPAAVLSGLAMAVFAFSGIGSLPLAYAAVAGAGLFTPPLEGGLRALWPSVLRREDQVHTAYAMDAVAQEVMFTVGPLLVTLCVSLWSAQAALLVLNVVGVLGALSVVVSEPSRAWRSAPREAHWLGALRSPGLLALLAAFLFIGMALGSITVASVPYADDHGGDAVYGWLMAALGFGALVGGTVYGARQWAGEPARRLRVLVAFLVVCYLPLMLMPDAVPMVALTALAGVFLAPAIACAFVLVDRHAPRGTVTEAFSWLVTTFTVGHSVGTGVAGPVVETGGALWGFAVPAVAGGVSLLVLTATGRVVAAPGQGAVVAAGWENDPNRAVEPRFSSGDRA comes from the coding sequence ATGGCCACGGGATACCTGGAGATCCTTCGGGCGCGACACGCCGCCCGGTTGCTCGTCGGCACACTGGTCGGCCGGCTGCCCAACGCCACGGCCGCCATCGCGATCGTGCTGTTCGTCCGGGCGGAGGGCGGCACGTACACCCTGGCGGGGGCGCTGGCGGCCGTCTACGGCGTCGCCAACGCCGTGGGGCAGCCCGTGCTGGGCAGGATCGTCGACCTGCGCGGGCAGCCGCGCGTGCAGCTTCCTGCGGCCGTCCTGTCCGGGCTGGCGATGGCCGTCTTCGCCTTCTCCGGCATCGGGTCGCTGCCGCTCGCCTATGCCGCGGTGGCCGGCGCCGGGCTCTTCACACCGCCCCTGGAGGGCGGGCTGCGGGCGCTGTGGCCGTCCGTGCTGCGCAGGGAGGACCAGGTGCACACGGCGTACGCCATGGACGCCGTGGCCCAGGAGGTGATGTTCACCGTCGGACCGCTGCTCGTGACGCTGTGCGTGTCGCTGTGGTCGGCCCAGGCGGCGCTGCTCGTGCTGAACGTGGTCGGGGTGCTGGGGGCACTGTCCGTCGTGGTGTCGGAGCCCTCGCGCGCCTGGCGGTCGGCGCCGCGCGAGGCGCACTGGCTGGGCGCGCTGCGCTCGCCCGGACTGCTCGCGCTGCTGGCGGCGTTCCTGTTCATCGGGATGGCGCTCGGATCCATCACGGTCGCCTCGGTGCCCTACGCGGACGACCACGGCGGAGACGCCGTGTACGGCTGGCTGATGGCGGCCCTGGGCTTCGGGGCCCTGGTCGGCGGCACCGTCTACGGTGCCCGGCAGTGGGCCGGTGAGCCCGCGCGGCGACTGCGGGTGCTGGTGGCTTTTCTGGTGGTGTGTTACCTCCCGCTGATGCTCATGCCGGACGCCGTGCCCATGGTGGCGCTGACCGCGCTCGCCGGAGTCTTCCTCGCGCCTGCCATCGCCTGCGCGTTCGTCCTGGTCGACCGGCACGCCCCGCGCGGCACGGTCACCGAGGCGTTCTCCTGGCTGGTGACGACGTTCACCGTGGGCCACTCGGTCGGAACGGGCGTCGCGGGGCCCGTGGTCGAGACGGGCGGGGCCCTGTGGGGTTTCGCCGTGCCGGCCGTCGCCGGTGGCGTGTCCCTGCTGGTTTTGACCGCCACGGGACGGGTAGTCGCAGCTCCCGGCCAGGGAGCGGTCGTTGCGGCCGGTTGGGAAAATGATCCAAACCGTGCCGTCGAACCCCGTTTCAGTTCAGGGGATCGGGCGTAA
- a CDS encoding LacI family DNA-binding transcriptional regulator yields MSAVRESRRRSRPTVARGSTRPTSRDVAQAAGVSQAAVSLVLGDKWRGRVSETTAERVRDAARDLGYRPNLAARNLRLGRTRTVLLVVPALTTEFFAGVYTGAARVAAEHGFGVVLYPSPEGIGPARDPFASAQAALDGVIASSMAADALTAIRGEALPLVMLDSDPDGSLGAATVNLDIADGVRQAAEHLLSLGHRRFLHLAADVPSWTFEVRARELAARLSEVPGTSVSTARAPISIEGAVAAAETALAAPGARPTAVICDDDQLAAGTYKAARRLGLRIPDDLSVTGVDDLALATAMDPELTTVRLNAELFGERGMRALLAVLEDRAPESGDIPVQLVVRSSTAPPR; encoded by the coding sequence ATGTCCGCTGTTCGCGAGTCCAGACGAAGGAGCAGGCCGACGGTGGCACGAGGCAGCACCCGCCCCACGAGCCGAGACGTCGCCCAGGCCGCCGGCGTCTCCCAGGCGGCCGTGTCCCTGGTCCTCGGCGACAAATGGCGCGGCCGCGTCTCGGAGACCACAGCCGAGCGCGTCCGGGACGCCGCCCGCGACCTCGGCTACCGCCCGAACCTGGCCGCCCGCAACCTGCGCCTGGGCCGCACCCGCACGGTCCTCCTCGTCGTCCCCGCCCTCACCACCGAGTTCTTCGCCGGCGTCTACACGGGCGCCGCCCGCGTCGCCGCCGAGCACGGCTTCGGCGTGGTCCTCTACCCCTCCCCCGAGGGCATCGGCCCCGCCCGTGACCCCTTCGCCTCCGCACAGGCCGCACTGGACGGCGTGATCGCCTCCTCCATGGCCGCGGACGCCCTGACCGCGATCCGCGGCGAGGCGCTGCCACTGGTGATGCTGGACAGCGACCCGGACGGCAGCCTGGGGGCGGCGACGGTGAACCTGGACATCGCCGACGGCGTCCGCCAGGCCGCGGAGCACCTGCTGTCCCTGGGCCACCGCCGCTTCCTCCACCTGGCGGCGGACGTCCCCTCCTGGACCTTCGAGGTACGCGCCCGGGAACTGGCGGCGAGGCTGTCGGAGGTACCGGGCACATCGGTCAGCACGGCCCGGGCCCCGATCTCCATCGAGGGCGCGGTAGCCGCCGCCGAAACGGCGCTCGCCGCTCCCGGTGCCCGCCCCACCGCCGTGATCTGCGACGACGACCAGCTCGCGGCCGGTACGTACAAGGCGGCCCGCCGCCTCGGGCTGCGCATCCCGGACGACCTGTCGGTCACGGGCGTCGACGACCTGGCCCTGGCCACGGCCATGGACCCGGAACTGACGACCGTCCGCCTGAACGCCGAACTCTTCGGCGAACGCGGCATGCGCGCCCTGCTCGCCGTCCTGGAGGACCGCGCCCCCGAGAGCGGGGACATCCCGGTCCAACTGGTGGTACGAAGCTCTACGGCACCGCCTCGTTGA
- the prcA gene encoding proteasome subunit alpha → MSTPFYVSPQQAMADRAEYARKGIARGRSLVVLQFADGIVFVGENPSRALHKFSEIYDRIGFAAAGKYNEYENLRIGGVRYADLRGYTYDRDDVTARGLANVYAQTLGTIFSSAAEKPYEVELVVAEVGETPEGDQIYRLPHDGSIVDEHGSVAVGGNAEQISSYLDQRHQEGMTLAEALKLAVQALSRDTNGSEREIPAERLEVAVLDRTRPQKRKFKRISGGQLSRLLEAGAAGGDAEGASEDAE, encoded by the coding sequence GTGTCGACGCCGTTCTATGTCTCACCTCAGCAGGCCATGGCCGACCGGGCGGAGTACGCCCGCAAGGGCATCGCCCGTGGTCGCAGCCTGGTCGTGCTGCAGTTCGCCGACGGCATCGTGTTCGTCGGCGAGAACCCGTCCCGTGCGCTGCACAAGTTCAGCGAGATCTACGACCGGATCGGCTTCGCGGCCGCCGGCAAGTACAACGAGTACGAGAACTTGCGGATCGGCGGGGTCCGGTATGCCGACCTGCGGGGTTACACCTACGACCGCGACGATGTGACGGCCCGGGGCCTGGCGAACGTCTACGCCCAGACGCTGGGCACGATCTTCTCCAGCGCTGCCGAGAAGCCGTACGAGGTGGAGCTGGTCGTCGCCGAGGTCGGGGAGACGCCCGAGGGTGACCAGATCTACCGGCTGCCGCACGACGGTTCCATCGTGGACGAGCACGGCTCGGTCGCGGTGGGCGGCAACGCCGAGCAGATCAGCAGCTATCTGGACCAGCGCCACCAGGAGGGCATGACGCTCGCGGAGGCGCTGAAGCTGGCGGTGCAGGCGCTGTCGCGCGACACCAACGGCAGCGAGCGGGAGATCCCCGCGGAGCGGCTGGAGGTCGCGGTGCTGGACCGCACGCGCCCGCAGAAGCGCAAGTTCAAGCGGATCAGCGGGGGGCAGCTGTCGCGGCTGCTCGAGGCGGGTGCCGCCGGCGGTGACGCGGAGGGGGCGTCGGAGGACGCCGAGTAG
- the prcB gene encoding proteasome subunit beta: MEANTRSTGRLPAAFLTPGSSSFMDFLSEHQPEILPGNRQLPPTQGVIEAPHGTTIVAVTFPGGVVLAGDRRATMGNVIAQRDIEKVFPADEYSAVGIAGTAGLAVEMVKLFQLELEHFEKVEGAQLSLEGKANRLSTMIRSNLGMAMQGLAVVPLFAGYDVDRGRGRIFSYDVTGGRSEEQNYAATGSGSIFARGAMKKLFREDLSEAEATTLVVQALYDAADDDSATGGPDVARRIYPIITVITDDGFRRLTETEASEIARSILERRLEQPDGPRAALL; encoded by the coding sequence GTGGAAGCCAACACTCGTAGCACCGGGCGTCTACCGGCTGCCTTCCTGACGCCAGGGTCTTCCTCCTTCATGGACTTCCTGTCCGAGCACCAGCCGGAGATCCTGCCCGGCAATCGGCAACTGCCGCCCACCCAGGGCGTGATCGAGGCACCGCACGGGACCACGATCGTCGCCGTGACGTTCCCAGGCGGCGTGGTCCTCGCCGGTGACCGGCGCGCCACCATGGGCAACGTCATCGCCCAGCGGGACATCGAGAAGGTCTTCCCGGCCGACGAGTACTCGGCGGTGGGCATCGCCGGTACGGCGGGCCTGGCCGTGGAGATGGTGAAGCTGTTCCAGCTGGAGCTGGAGCACTTCGAGAAGGTCGAGGGCGCGCAGCTGTCCCTGGAGGGCAAGGCGAACCGGCTGTCGACGATGATCCGTTCCAATCTCGGCATGGCCATGCAGGGCTTGGCCGTGGTGCCGTTGTTCGCCGGGTACGACGTGGACCGCGGCAGGGGCCGGATCTTCTCCTACGACGTCACCGGCGGCCGCTCCGAGGAGCAGAACTACGCGGCCACCGGCTCCGGGTCGATCTTCGCCCGCGGCGCCATGAAGAAGCTCTTCCGGGAGGACCTCAGCGAGGCCGAGGCCACGACGCTGGTGGTCCAGGCGCTGTACGACGCGGCAGACGACGACTCGGCGACCGGTGGTCCCGATGTCGCCCGCCGGATCTATCCCATCATCACCGTGATCACCGACGACGGCTTCCGCCGGCTCACCGAGACCGAGGCGTCCGAGATCGCGCGCTCGATCCTGGAGCGGCGGCTGGAGCAGCCCGACGGGCCGCGGGCCGCGCTGCTGTAG
- a CDS encoding endonuclease VII domain-containing protein, which translates to MEAASEPNAKQCRKCQRDLPLAAFARDKNRRDGLQVHCRECVAEYSAAHYRRRREAMGKPVREQVNVPTGFKLCRTCGEIKPHSEWHRNASASDGLSTRCRACRAVQGRQGHLKRQYGITEAERDGLIASQGGVCCICLSAVPEHVDHCHKTGRVRGVLCFSCNAALGQFKDRPDAIRRAAAYVEGIAWKPTLVAPGVYRLPS; encoded by the coding sequence ATGGAAGCGGCAAGCGAGCCGAACGCGAAGCAATGCAGGAAGTGTCAGCGGGATCTGCCGCTTGCTGCGTTTGCCCGCGACAAGAATCGGCGTGACGGCCTCCAGGTGCACTGCCGGGAGTGCGTGGCGGAGTACAGCGCCGCGCACTACCGGCGTCGCCGGGAAGCCATGGGGAAGCCCGTCCGGGAGCAGGTGAATGTCCCGACCGGGTTCAAGCTCTGCCGGACGTGCGGCGAGATCAAGCCGCACAGTGAATGGCACCGCAACGCGAGCGCATCCGACGGGCTGTCAACCCGCTGCAGAGCATGCCGGGCGGTGCAGGGGCGGCAGGGGCACCTCAAGCGTCAGTACGGCATCACGGAAGCCGAACGCGACGGTCTGATCGCCTCCCAGGGAGGCGTGTGTTGTATATGTCTGTCGGCTGTGCCCGAGCATGTGGATCACTGCCACAAGACGGGTAGGGTCCGAGGCGTACTGTGCTTCAGCTGCAACGCCGCACTGGGGCAGTTCAAAGATCGGCCCGATGCCATAAGGCGGGCTGCTGCTTACGTGGAAGGAATCGCGTGGAAGCCAACACTCGTAGCACCGGGCGTCTACCGGCTGCCTTCCTGA
- a CDS encoding ubiquitin-like protein Pup: MATKDTGGGQQKATRSTEEVEEQAAETQASEDLKERQEKLSDDVDSVLDEIDDVLEENAEDFVRSFVQKGGQ; encoded by the coding sequence ATGGCGACCAAGGACACCGGCGGCGGACAGCAGAAGGCCACCCGGTCCACCGAGGAGGTCGAGGAGCAGGCGGCGGAGACGCAGGCTTCCGAGGACCTCAAGGAGCGTCAGGAGAAGCTGAGCGACGACGTGGACTCGGTCCTGGACGAGATCGACGACGTACTCGAGGAAAACGCAGAGGACTTCGTTCGGAGTTTCGTGCAAAAAGGTGGGCAGTGA
- the dop gene encoding depupylase/deamidase Dop: MTVRRVMGIETEYGISVPGHPNANAMLTSSQIVNAYAAAMHRARRARWDFEEENPLRDARGFDLAREAADSSQLTDEDIGLANVILTNGARLYVDHAHPEYSSPEVTNPRDAVLWDKAGERIMAEAAERAAQLPGAQPIHLYKNNTDNKGASYGTHENYLMKRETPFSDIVRHLTPFFVSRQVFAGAGRVGIGQDGHEHGFQLSQRADYFEVEVGLETTLKRPIINTRDEPHADAEKYRRLHVIIGDANLSEISTYLKLGTTSLVLSMIEDGFIAVDLAVDQPVRTLHQVSHDPSLKRLVTLRSGRTLTAVQLQMEYYELARKYVEERFGADADDQTKDVLSRWEDTLTRLEHDPMSLAGELDWVAKRELMEGYRRRDNLDWDAARLHLVDLQYADVRPEKGLYNRLVARGRMKRLLTDADVEQARTVPPEDTRAYFRGRCLEQYADDVAAASWDSVIFDLPGRDSLQRVPTLEPLRGTRNHVKELLDRCRTAEDLVRVLSGG; encoded by the coding sequence ATGACCGTACGGCGAGTAATGGGCATCGAGACGGAGTACGGGATCTCCGTCCCCGGCCACCCCAACGCCAATGCCATGCTCACCTCGTCCCAGATCGTGAACGCCTACGCGGCGGCGATGCACCGGGCCCGCCGGGCCCGATGGGACTTCGAGGAGGAGAACCCGCTGCGGGACGCGCGAGGCTTCGACCTCGCCCGCGAGGCCGCCGACTCCAGCCAGCTCACCGACGAGGACATCGGCCTGGCCAACGTGATCCTCACCAACGGTGCACGGCTCTACGTCGACCACGCACACCCCGAGTACAGCTCCCCCGAGGTGACCAATCCCCGGGACGCCGTCCTCTGGGACAAAGCCGGCGAGCGGATCATGGCCGAGGCCGCGGAACGGGCCGCCCAGCTTCCCGGTGCCCAGCCGATCCACCTGTACAAGAACAACACCGACAACAAGGGCGCGTCCTACGGCACGCACGAGAACTACCTGATGAAGCGGGAGACCCCCTTCTCGGACATCGTGCGCCACCTGACACCGTTCTTCGTCTCCCGTCAGGTCTTCGCCGGAGCGGGCCGCGTCGGCATCGGCCAGGACGGGCACGAGCACGGCTTCCAGCTCAGCCAGCGAGCCGACTACTTCGAGGTCGAGGTCGGCCTCGAGACGACGCTCAAGCGCCCCATCATCAACACCCGCGACGAGCCGCACGCGGACGCCGAGAAGTACCGGCGCCTGCACGTGATCATCGGCGACGCGAACCTCTCGGAGATCTCCACCTACCTCAAGCTGGGCACCACCTCGCTGGTGCTGTCGATGATCGAGGACGGCTTCATCGCCGTCGACCTGGCCGTCGACCAGCCCGTCCGCACGCTCCACCAGGTCTCGCACGACCCGTCCCTGAAGCGCCTGGTCACGCTCCGCAGCGGCCGCACGCTCACGGCGGTCCAGCTGCAGATGGAGTACTACGAGCTGGCGCGCAAGTACGTGGAGGAGCGGTTCGGGGCCGACGCCGACGACCAGACCAAGGACGTCCTGTCCCGCTGGGAGGACACCCTCACCCGTCTGGAGCACGACCCGATGAGCCTGGCCGGAGAGCTGGACTGGGTCGCCAAGCGGGAGCTCATGGAGGGCTACCGGCGCCGGGACAACCTCGACTGGGACGCGGCACGACTGCACCTGGTCGACCTCCAGTACGCCGACGTGCGGCCCGAGAAGGGCCTGTACAACCGTCTGGTGGCCCGCGGCCGCATGAAGCGGCTGCTGACCGACGCCGACGTCGAGCAGGCCCGTACGGTGCCTCCGGAGGACACCCGGGCCTACTTCCGCGGCCGCTGCCTGGAGCAGTACGCGGACGACGTCGCGGCGGCCTCCTGGGACTCGGTGATCTTCGATCTGCCGGGCCGGGACTCGCTGCAGCGCGTCCCAACCCTGGAACCGCTTCGCGGAACGCGTAATCACGTCAAGGAGCTCCTGGACCGCTGCCGCACCGCGGAAGACCTGGTCAGGGTGCTTTCGGGCGGGTGA